Proteins encoded in a region of the Salvelinus sp. IW2-2015 linkage group LG27, ASM291031v2, whole genome shotgun sequence genome:
- the LOC139023167 gene encoding uncharacterized protein, protein MSSPNWRGGGPAQGEREQTAQTTTTLEELLTKWRTEQDSSLATQLKEVQQERDGLKRELADQTKEQRNPAQPARLPPWLLHPSPQPTEQPPTDSGTDTDQPHPSSNTHQPPSPPHQKTLADIVCLMDSRRKYFRRRNFSLDTNERRDFHPATIQRINASLSRDCALRPNVHLAHHPTLDLDCLYDHGHLYRETVPILAKTLKDVALNRSPTSPPRNSGAISTPPRSPRQHPRPAPWTPQPRPQHHQPQCPPQPAQHRPPQPSFRATQTRPPTPLPPTADPHLKEPQPSRQSYAQAVRGATGPSPTNQMSDIKQMLSLLCSHVMGRGSW, encoded by the exons ATGAGTTCACCAAACTGGAGGGGAGGTGGTCCTGCTCAGGGAGAGCGTGAGCAAACAGCACAGACAACCACAaccttagaggagctcctaaccaagtggagaacagagcaggacagcagccttgcaacacagctgaaagaggttcagcaagagagagacggtctcaagagagagctggctgatcaaacaaaggag cagaggaaCCCAGCTCAACCAGCCAGACTCCCACCCTGGCTGCTGCACCCCTCTCCCCAacccacagaacagcctcccaCTGACAGTGGCACCGACACAGACCAGCCACACCCCAGCTCCAACACCCACcagcccccctctcccccccatcAGAAGACACTGGCTGACATCGTCTGTTTAATGGACTCAAGAAGGAAGTATTTCAGGAGAAGAAACTTTTCCCTAGACACAAACGAG AGGAGGGACTTCCACCCTGCCACAATCCAAAGAATAAACGCCAGCCTATCCCGGGACTGTGCCCTGCGACCCAatgtacacctggcccaccatcCCACCCTCGATCTGGACTGTCTCTATGACCATGGTCACCTGTACAGGGAGACAGTCCCCATCCTTGCCAAGACTCTCAAGGACGTCGCTTTAAACCGCAGCCCGACCTCTCCACCCAGGAACAGCGGAGCAATCTCCACCCCGCCGAGATCACCGAGACAACATCCCAGACCAGCACCCTGGACCCCCCAGCcacgaccacagcaccaccaacctCAATGCCCACCACAGCCAGCGCAGCACAGACCACCCCAGCCCAGCTTCAGAGCCACCCAGACGAGGCCTCCCACCCCCCTGCCCCCCACCGCAGATCCACACCTGAAGGAGCCACAGCCCAGCAGGCAGAGCTACGCACAGGCTGTGAGAGGAGCAACTGGCCCATCCCCCACCAACCAAATGAGTGACATTAAACAAATGCTGAGTCTACTATGCTCACATGTGATGGGCCGAGGGTCATG GTAA